One Halalkalicoccus sp. NIPERK01 genomic region harbors:
- a CDS encoding archaea-specific SMC-related protein, with the protein MSSAEESNETKTNGSVTVRAEKIGGIDSTSVELDAGVTALAGRNATNRTSFLQAIMAALGSDRASLKGDAERGRVEMDFGGRTYTRTLARTNGTVAFGGEPYLDQSQLADLFAFLLESNEARRAVVRGDDLRELILRPVDVGEIEATIERLQAEKRGIDEELSELSAAEREHGSLEEERARLEHELESVEESLTEAREALADEDSEGDSERFDRLREAQTDLEDVTYDLDTERASVESLEAEREEVRDELSDLTIDTDDLDDLAGEIERLRGRKRELDETVSQLQTVIQFNEDMVDAEYPELLDAGDGNVTDQLLADREVTCWTCGSSVETDRIEETLSNLRELRSEKVERRNEVSSRLESLTEERAEYRQRREERDRLERTLSDLESELTERRERIDDLEERSDALRSTVEQLESEIEADEDETLDAQKAVTRNEVERDRLRRELDAIDEDLAEIEDRLAERDGLKDRREEINEELEQQRTRIERLEREAIGAFNEHMETVLGLLEYANLERIWIERLATGDEATFELHVTRSTGSGTTYEDSVDHLSESEREVTGLIVALAGYLVHEVYEHVPFMLLDSLEALDSERIAALVEYLEQYAPYIVVALLPEDAAALDDDYPRITEI; encoded by the coding sequence ATGTCCTCAGCCGAGGAGTCGAACGAGACGAAGACGAACGGGTCGGTCACCGTCAGAGCCGAGAAGATCGGCGGGATCGACTCGACGAGCGTCGAACTCGACGCCGGTGTGACTGCGCTCGCCGGGCGGAACGCGACGAACCGGACCTCCTTCCTGCAGGCGATCATGGCCGCGCTGGGAAGCGATCGGGCCTCGCTCAAGGGCGACGCCGAGCGGGGTCGCGTCGAGATGGACTTCGGTGGGCGAACCTACACGCGGACGCTCGCGCGGACGAACGGCACGGTCGCGTTCGGCGGCGAGCCGTATCTCGACCAGTCACAGCTCGCGGACCTCTTCGCGTTCCTGCTCGAGTCGAACGAGGCGCGCCGGGCGGTCGTCCGCGGCGACGACCTGCGCGAACTCATCCTCCGGCCCGTCGACGTCGGCGAGATCGAGGCGACGATCGAGCGCCTGCAGGCCGAGAAACGCGGGATCGACGAGGAGCTCTCGGAGCTCTCGGCGGCCGAGCGCGAGCACGGGTCGCTCGAGGAGGAGCGCGCCCGCCTCGAACACGAGCTCGAATCCGTCGAGGAGAGCCTGACGGAGGCCCGCGAGGCGCTGGCCGACGAGGACTCCGAGGGAGATTCCGAACGGTTCGACCGCCTCCGGGAGGCCCAGACCGACCTCGAGGACGTCACCTACGACCTCGACACCGAGCGCGCGAGCGTCGAGTCGCTCGAGGCCGAACGCGAGGAGGTCCGGGACGAGCTGTCGGACCTCACGATCGATACGGACGACCTCGACGACCTGGCGGGCGAGATCGAGCGTCTCAGGGGGCGCAAGCGCGAACTCGACGAGACGGTCTCGCAGCTCCAGACCGTGATCCAGTTCAACGAGGACATGGTCGACGCCGAGTACCCCGAACTGCTCGACGCGGGCGACGGGAACGTCACCGACCAACTGCTCGCCGACCGTGAGGTCACCTGCTGGACGTGTGGGAGCAGCGTCGAGACCGACCGGATCGAGGAGACGCTCTCGAACCTCCGTGAGCTTCGCAGCGAGAAGGTCGAACGACGAAACGAGGTCTCCTCGCGGCTCGAATCGCTGACCGAGGAACGCGCGGAGTACCGACAACGGCGCGAGGAGCGCGACCGACTCGAACGAACCCTCTCGGACCTCGAATCGGAACTCACGGAGCGCCGCGAGCGGATCGACGACCTCGAAGAGCGGAGCGACGCGCTGCGCTCGACGGTCGAGCAACTCGAATCGGAGATCGAAGCCGACGAGGACGAGACCCTCGACGCCCAGAAGGCCGTCACGCGAAACGAGGTCGAGCGCGACCGCCTCCGGCGCGAACTCGACGCCATCGACGAGGACCTCGCGGAGATCGAGGATCGCCTCGCCGAACGCGACGGGCTGAAGGACCGACGCGAGGAGATCAACGAGGAGCTCGAACAACAGCGCACCCGGATCGAGCGTCTCGAACGCGAGGCGATCGGCGCGTTCAACGAGCACATGGAGACGGTGCTCGGCCTGCTCGAGTACGCCAACCTCGAACGGATCTGGATCGAGCGCCTCGCGACCGGCGACGAGGCGACGTTCGAACTCCACGTCACGCGCAGCACCGGGTCGGGAACGACCTACGAGGACTCGGTCGACCACCTGAGCGAGAGCGAACGCGAGGTCACCGGCCTGATCGTCGCGCTCGCGGGCTACCTCGTCCACGAGGTCTACGAACACGTCCCGTTCATGCTGCTCGACTCGCTCGAGGCGCTCGACTCCGAGCGGATCGCCGCGCTCGTCGAGTACCTCGAACAGTACGCCCCCTACATCGTCGTCGCCCTCCTCCCCGAGGACGCCGCCGCACTCGACGACGACTACCCGCGTATCACCGAGATCTAA
- a CDS encoding helix-turn-helix domain-containing protein: protein MGKLDGVSADDLREALSRTGDHKAVRRLMVALAYKDGDSVDRLCRLYGIPKSTLYYWLDRFDTRGIDGALEDESRPGRPPKLDESARESLADDLAHSPAECGYESEEWTPELVGEHVEREYGVEYSTGHVRRLLREGL, encoded by the coding sequence ATGGGCAAACTCGACGGGGTCTCGGCCGACGACCTTCGCGAGGCGCTTTCGAGGACCGGGGACCACAAGGCGGTGCGCCGTCTGATGGTCGCCCTCGCCTACAAGGACGGCGACTCGGTCGACCGACTGTGCCGTCTGTACGGGATCCCGAAGTCGACGCTTTATTACTGGCTCGATCGGTTCGACACGAGGGGAATCGACGGGGCGCTCGAGGACGAGTCGCGTCCCGGCCGGCCGCCGAAACTCGACGAGAGCGCGCGAGAATCGCTCGCTGACGACCTCGCCCACTCCCCCGCAGAATGCGGCTACGAGAGCGAGGAGTGGACGCCGGAACTGGTCGGTGAGCACGTCGAGCGGGAGTACGGCGTCGAGTACTCGACCGGACACGTCAGACGCCTCCTCAGGGAGGGACTGTAA
- a CDS encoding 3-hydroxyacyl-CoA dehydrogenase family protein, protein MNVAVLGAGAMGRGIARASARAGHEVTLRDLKGEHVRSGSGTIEALQERIDRENVAPAGHEGAFGRIADTAGLDDVAGADLVIEAVPRGIDVRRSVIADAERVTDGAVIASTASSPSLTRITSVLDDPARVIGLHFTDPIHLTDLVEVVVAERTAGSTVEFAAEFVASLEKETVVIADAPGFATSRLGVAVCVEAIRMVERGVAGPRAIDRAMELGYGHPRGPLALTDVAGLDVRLSLLEDLREELGERFRPPRLLKEKVRAGELGEKTGEGFYVWEDGDRVGVSGTRSIE, encoded by the coding sequence ATGAACGTCGCCGTCCTGGGGGCAGGAGCGATGGGCCGGGGGATCGCACGGGCGAGCGCGAGAGCGGGCCACGAGGTGACGCTTCGCGACCTCAAGGGAGAGCACGTCCGAAGCGGTAGCGGGACCATCGAGGCCCTTCAGGAACGCATCGATCGGGAAAACGTCGCTCCGGCGGGCCACGAGGGGGCGTTCGGACGGATCGCGGACACGGCCGGCCTCGACGACGTCGCGGGCGCGGACCTCGTTATCGAGGCGGTTCCCCGGGGGATAGACGTGAGACGGAGCGTGATCGCCGACGCGGAGCGCGTCACCGACGGGGCAGTGATCGCGTCCACCGCTTCCTCGCCATCGCTGACGAGGATCACGAGCGTGCTCGACGATCCGGCGAGGGTGATCGGACTCCACTTTACCGACCCGATCCACCTGACGGACCTCGTCGAGGTCGTCGTCGCCGAGCGGACGGCCGGCTCCACCGTCGAGTTCGCCGCGGAGTTCGTCGCGAGCCTCGAAAAGGAGACGGTCGTGATCGCCGACGCGCCCGGCTTTGCGACCTCTCGGCTCGGGGTGGCGGTCTGCGTCGAGGCGATCCGGATGGTCGAACGGGGTGTCGCGGGCCCGCGGGCCATCGACCGGGCGATGGAACTGGGCTACGGCCACCCGAGGGGGCCGCTCGCGCTCACCGACGTCGCCGGTCTCGACGTCCGACTGTCCCTCCTCGAGGACCTCCGTGAGGAACTCGGCGAGCGGTTCCGGCCACCCCGCCTCCTGAAGGAGAAGGTCCGTGCCGGCGAACTCGGCGAGAAGACCGGCGAGGGGTTTTACGTCTGGGAGGACGGCGATCGCGTCGGCGTGAGCGGGACTCGGTCCATCGAATAA
- a CDS encoding alcohol dehydrogenase catalytic domain-containing protein, producing MRAVVLESYGEPLAVRDVPEPDPDPDGVVVEVEACGICRSDWHAWKGHGEWVDDVPPEGQILGHEPAGTVVEVGDRVETLREGDRVAVPFSLGDGTCPRCRNGHGNVCDDGIALGFEPAGQGAFADRVAVPHADYNLTELPDGLSASAAAALGCRYMTAYHGLAHRADLAPGDWVAIHGCGGVGLSAVQIARALGARVLAVDIREQALQKATELGAHATVHGEGDVPGSIRERTDGGAAVSVDALGIAETCRNSVDCLASLGQHLQMGLTTEAERGEIPLPTDSMVGREIDFLGSRGMPPTRYDELLAFVEGGAIDPGALVTRTVPLNGVPDRIAAMDGYSTTGIEVCEP from the coding sequence ATGCGCGCAGTCGTTCTCGAGAGCTACGGGGAACCGCTCGCGGTGCGAGACGTCCCGGAACCCGACCCCGATCCCGACGGCGTGGTCGTCGAGGTGGAGGCCTGCGGGATCTGCCGGTCGGACTGGCACGCCTGGAAGGGCCACGGCGAGTGGGTCGACGACGTCCCACCCGAGGGCCAGATCCTCGGCCACGAACCCGCAGGGACCGTCGTCGAGGTGGGCGATCGGGTCGAAACCCTCCGGGAGGGGGATCGAGTAGCGGTGCCGTTCAGCCTCGGCGACGGCACCTGTCCCCGGTGTCGAAACGGCCACGGGAACGTGTGTGACGACGGGATCGCGCTTGGGTTCGAACCCGCAGGACAGGGCGCGTTCGCGGATCGGGTCGCCGTACCCCACGCCGACTACAACCTCACCGAACTCCCGGACGGCCTCTCCGCGAGCGCGGCGGCCGCGCTCGGCTGTCGGTACATGACCGCCTACCACGGGCTCGCCCACCGCGCCGACCTCGCGCCCGGCGACTGGGTCGCGATCCACGGCTGTGGCGGGGTCGGGCTCTCGGCCGTACAGATCGCCCGTGCGCTCGGCGCGCGCGTACTCGCCGTCGACATCCGGGAGCAAGCCTTGCAGAAGGCTACCGAACTCGGCGCTCACGCGACGGTCCACGGCGAGGGCGACGTTCCCGGATCGATCCGTGAGCGGACGGACGGCGGCGCGGCGGTCTCCGTCGACGCGCTCGGGATCGCGGAGACCTGTCGGAACTCCGTCGACTGTCTCGCGAGCCTCGGCCAGCACCTCCAGATGGGGCTGACCACGGAGGCGGAACGCGGCGAGATACCCCTCCCCACCGATTCGATGGTCGGCCGCGAGATCGACTTCCTCGGCTCGCGCGGCATGCCCCCGACCCGGTACGACGAACTCCTCGCCTTCGTCGAGGGCGGTGCGATCGACCCCGGCGCGCTCGTCACCCGAACCGTCCCCCTGAACGGGGTGCCCGACCGGATTGCCGCGATGGACGGGTACAGTACCACCGGGATCGAAGTCTGCGAGCCCTGA
- a CDS encoding 2Fe-2S iron-sulfur cluster-binding protein, translated as MPTISYEGERIECEAGDELRETLLEAGLSPHNGAANYANCGGRAVCGTCAVEVDGAVSEMGEKERKRLSKWPHDLESGLRLACQTHVEGDVEVTKHGGFWGQKTDQ; from the coding sequence ATGCCCACGATAAGCTACGAGGGCGAGCGTATCGAGTGCGAGGCGGGTGACGAACTCCGCGAGACCCTCCTCGAGGCGGGGCTCTCGCCGCACAACGGCGCGGCGAACTACGCGAACTGCGGCGGCCGGGCGGTCTGTGGGACCTGCGCGGTCGAGGTCGACGGGGCCGTGAGCGAGATGGGCGAGAAGGAGCGAAAACGGCTCTCGAAGTGGCCCCACGACCTCGAGTCGGGTCTCAGGCTGGCGTGTCAGACCCACGTCGAGGGGGACGTCGAGGTCACGAAACACGGCGGCTTCTGGGGCCAGAAGACCGATCAGTGA
- a CDS encoding ABC transporter ATP-binding protein, producing MATDGLRVEQTRRTRTDRAETDSGSEAVLELDEISKRYGDERAVSELSLSVREGELLTLLGPSGCGKTTTLRLIAGLERPDDGEIRVGDETVADSMASVEPEGRDIGIVFQSFALFPHMSAAENVAFGLADRTEAERDERVGELLDLVGLADHADSKPSELSGGQKQRIALARSLAPEPEILLLDEPFSNLDVDLRVEMREEVRRILKEAGVTGISVTHDQEEAMSISDRVAVMNEGTVMQVGRPEDVFQHPESRFVAGFLGHASFLSGYVSDDVVETALGTVGRDRIHGLAPEYDRTRIDVLVRPDDVLVRPADESEEREGSQADGRVTYRRYLGPTVLYRVELENGDVVEAMHNHAERVSLDTPVTVELAAAHDLAWFPTEDH from the coding sequence ATGGCAACTGACGGACTCCGCGTCGAACAGACGCGACGGACACGGACGGATCGTGCGGAAACCGACTCCGGGAGCGAGGCGGTCCTGGAACTCGACGAGATCTCCAAGCGCTACGGCGACGAACGGGCGGTCTCGGAGCTCTCGCTGTCGGTCCGGGAGGGTGAACTCCTCACCCTGCTCGGGCCGTCGGGCTGCGGGAAGACGACCACCCTGCGGCTGATCGCGGGGCTCGAACGCCCCGACGACGGCGAGATCCGCGTCGGGGACGAGACCGTCGCCGACTCGATGGCCTCCGTCGAACCCGAGGGACGGGACATCGGCATCGTCTTCCAGAGTTTCGCGCTGTTTCCCCACATGAGCGCAGCCGAGAACGTCGCGTTCGGATTGGCGGACCGAACCGAGGCGGAACGGGACGAGCGCGTCGGGGAACTGCTCGACCTCGTCGGCCTCGCGGATCACGCCGACAGCAAACCGAGCGAACTCTCGGGCGGGCAGAAACAGCGCATCGCGCTCGCGCGCTCGCTCGCGCCCGAACCCGAGATCCTCCTGCTCGACGAACCGTTCTCGAACCTCGACGTCGACCTCCGGGTGGAGATGCGCGAGGAGGTCCGACGCATCCTCAAGGAGGCGGGCGTCACGGGAATCTCGGTGACCCACGACCAGGAGGAGGCGATGTCGATCTCGGATCGCGTCGCCGTGATGAACGAGGGGACGGTGATGCAGGTCGGCCGCCCCGAGGACGTGTTCCAGCACCCCGAGTCACGGTTCGTCGCGGGCTTCCTCGGCCACGCCAGCTTCCTCTCGGGATACGTCTCGGACGACGTCGTCGAGACGGCGCTCGGAACAGTCGGCCGCGATCGGATCCACGGCCTCGCCCCCGAGTACGACCGCACGCGGATCGACGTGCTCGTTCGTCCGGACGACGTGCTCGTCCGCCCCGCCGACGAGAGCGAGGAGCGCGAGGGAAGCCAGGCAGACGGACGGGTGACCTATCGGCGGTACCTCGGGCCGACGGTCCTCTACCGGGTCGAACTCGAGAACGGCGACGTGGTCGAGGCGATGCACAACCACGCCGAGCGCGTCTCGCTCGACACGCCCGTGACCGTGGAACTCGCCGCCGCACACGACCTGGCGTGGTTCCCGACCGAGGATCACTGA
- a CDS encoding AbrB/MazE/SpoVT family DNA-binding domain-containing protein translates to MTNDADEMWWPPAMFADQLQEASEEAVEQQRKLFAQWMSGMNPTGARNMGGLSQLSAMSMGAAAFKTRVQSGGRISIPDAEREALGIDEGDIVQTIVIPLDTNRNSNDD, encoded by the coding sequence ATGACGAACGACGCCGACGAGATGTGGTGGCCGCCTGCGATGTTCGCGGATCAGCTGCAGGAGGCGAGCGAGGAGGCTGTCGAGCAGCAGCGGAAGTTGTTCGCACAGTGGATGTCGGGGATGAACCCGACCGGCGCTCGAAACATGGGCGGGCTGTCGCAGCTCTCGGCGATGAGCATGGGAGCGGCGGCGTTCAAGACGCGCGTCCAGAGCGGCGGGCGGATCTCCATTCCCGACGCGGAACGAGAGGCGCTCGGAATCGACGAGGGCGATATCGTCCAGACGATCGTCATCCCCCTCGACACCAACAGGAACTCCAACGATGACTGA
- a CDS encoding poly(R)-hydroxyalkanoic acid synthase subunit PhaE has product MTEMNPPMADAEQWNEFMQSMNDQFARSLEQNVEAQASFVESWVEAVEESTDPERFEEGAEGYANAYATWMDASQRAYERSMDMVSGEDVQPEEFRDIWLNAANEAFKDVTDTTAFAAATGKTVEEALDYRQEIDEMADETLHNLGFATKNDVQEVGERLIELERRQHAVENKLDTVIEHLEGEDEE; this is encoded by the coding sequence ATGACAGAGATGAACCCCCCGATGGCGGACGCCGAGCAGTGGAACGAGTTTATGCAGTCGATGAACGACCAGTTCGCCCGGTCGCTCGAACAGAACGTCGAGGCGCAGGCCTCGTTCGTCGAGTCGTGGGTCGAGGCCGTCGAGGAGTCGACGGACCCCGAGCGCTTCGAAGAGGGCGCTGAGGGTTACGCGAACGCGTACGCGACGTGGATGGACGCCTCCCAGCGGGCCTACGAGCGCTCGATGGACATGGTCTCGGGCGAGGACGTCCAGCCCGAGGAGTTCCGCGACATCTGGCTCAACGCCGCGAACGAGGCGTTCAAGGACGTCACCGACACCACGGCGTTCGCCGCCGCGACCGGCAAGACCGTCGAGGAAGCGCTTGACTACCGCCAGGAGATCGACGAGATGGCCGACGAGACGCTGCACAACCTCGGGTTCGCCACCAAGAACGACGTCCAGGAGGTCGGCGAGCGCCTGATCGAACTCGAACGCCGCCAGCACGCCGTCGAGAACAAGCTCGATACGGTCATCGAGCACCTCGAGGGCGAGGACGAGGAATGA
- the phaC gene encoding class III poly(R)-hydroxyalkanoic acid synthase subunit PhaC, whose translation MTTNPFTVGFDLYRQSWERAAETIEKSTESPEQLEQMAEVEVGGTPSEVVYTENKLELLHYESQTEEQHDVPILIVYALINKPYILDLQPDRSVIRTLLENGFDVYMIDWNEPSTMDAGLTLEDYVDRYIDNCVDVVRERSEQDSINVLGYCMGGTMSVMYAALHPEKVRNLGLMAAGLCFTGTGGVLEQWGDEEHYSPGTVTDAFGNVPADFLDIGFAVMDPVQNFLTKYVQLYDNIENEEFVENFARMERWIGDGIDVAGETYEQFLVDIYQQNKLAENELYIGDKHVDLSKVDMPLLQIVGEYDHLIPPEASKPFNELAASEDTEVMEFPTGHIGLSVSSKSHAELWPRVCEWYAERSVTDEEEPEPEAEAVTEPEEPDAALAEDVAGDETGTDEDHTVAEDGESTDEAGEEDDGANAEGADLETITGIGPTFAERLRDAGVSTVEALAQSDPDDLAERIEVSSPQSVEDWVDEATDRVEE comes from the coding sequence ATGACGACGAACCCCTTCACCGTGGGTTTCGACCTGTACCGTCAGAGCTGGGAGCGGGCGGCGGAGACCATCGAGAAGAGCACCGAGTCGCCCGAACAACTCGAACAGATGGCGGAAGTCGAGGTCGGGGGGACGCCCAGCGAGGTCGTCTACACCGAGAACAAGCTCGAACTCCTCCATTATGAATCCCAGACCGAGGAGCAACACGACGTCCCCATCCTCATCGTCTACGCGCTGATCAACAAGCCGTACATCCTCGACCTCCAGCCCGATCGGAGCGTCATCCGCACCCTCCTCGAGAACGGGTTCGACGTCTACATGATCGACTGGAACGAGCCCTCGACGATGGACGCGGGCCTCACGCTCGAGGACTACGTCGATCGCTACATCGACAACTGCGTCGACGTGGTGCGCGAGCGATCCGAGCAGGACTCGATCAACGTCCTCGGCTACTGTATGGGCGGGACGATGAGCGTGATGTACGCCGCGCTCCACCCGGAGAAAGTGCGGAATTTGGGCCTGATGGCCGCCGGGCTGTGCTTTACGGGCACGGGCGGCGTCCTCGAGCAGTGGGGCGACGAGGAGCACTACTCGCCCGGCACGGTGACGGACGCCTTCGGGAACGTCCCCGCTGACTTCCTCGACATCGGCTTCGCGGTGATGGACCCCGTCCAGAACTTCCTCACGAAGTACGTCCAGCTGTACGACAACATCGAGAACGAGGAGTTCGTCGAGAACTTCGCGCGCATGGAGCGCTGGATCGGCGACGGGATCGACGTCGCCGGGGAGACCTACGAGCAGTTCCTCGTCGACATCTACCAGCAGAACAAGCTCGCGGAGAACGAGCTCTATATTGGCGACAAACACGTCGACCTCTCGAAGGTGGACATGCCGCTGTTGCAGATCGTCGGCGAGTACGACCACCTGATCCCGCCGGAGGCCTCGAAACCGTTCAACGAACTCGCCGCGAGCGAGGACACCGAGGTCATGGAGTTCCCGACGGGCCACATCGGCCTCTCGGTCTCCTCGAAGTCCCACGCCGAACTCTGGCCGCGGGTCTGTGAGTGGTACGCCGAGCGCTCGGTGACGGACGAGGAGGAGCCCGAACCCGAAGCGGAGGCGGTCACCGAACCCGAAGAGCCCGACGCCGCCCTCGCGGAGGACGTCGCGGGCGACGAGACCGGCACCGACGAGGACCACACCGTCGCGGAAGACGGAGAGTCGACCGACGAAGCCGGCGAGGAAGACGACGGCGCGAACGCCGAGGGGGCCGACCTCGAGACGATCACCGGTATCGGCCCCACCTTCGCCGAACGGCTCCGGGACGCCGGTGTTTCGACCGTCGAGGCGCTGGCGCAGTCCGACCCCGACGACCTCGCCGAGCGCATCGAGGTCTCGTCGCCCCAGTCGGTCGAGGACTGGGTCGACGAGGCGACCGATCGCGTCGAGGAGTGA